A single Providencia manganoxydans DNA region contains:
- the argC gene encoding N-acetyl-gamma-glutamyl-phosphate reductase has protein sequence MLNTLIIGASGYTGAELAAYLQRHPEINLQGLMVSAQSADAGKCFSDLHPQYKGIIDIPVQPLTDVAAVAQGVDVVFLATAHEVSHDIAPQFLEAGCVVFDLSGAYRVQDAAFYPQYYGFEHTNSKWLDQAVYGLAEWQADKIRQAQLIAVPGCYPTVSQLALKPLIEAKLLDEQMWPVINATSGVSGAGRKASMTNSFCEVSLQPYGIFTHRHQPEIATHLGREVIFTPHLGNFARGILATITCKVKAGVTDEQIRQVFKDAYQSKPLVRLYDKGVPALKSVVGTPFCDIGFVLKGEHLILVGTEDNLLKGAAAQAVQCMNIRFDFNETQSLF, from the coding sequence ATGTTGAACACACTCATTATCGGGGCCAGTGGCTATACTGGAGCGGAATTAGCGGCTTATCTGCAACGTCATCCTGAAATAAATCTTCAAGGGTTGATGGTGTCAGCGCAGAGTGCTGATGCAGGTAAATGCTTCTCTGATTTACATCCCCAGTATAAAGGCATCATCGATATTCCAGTGCAACCATTGACCGATGTTGCAGCAGTAGCACAAGGCGTTGATGTCGTATTTCTTGCAACGGCTCATGAAGTGAGCCATGACATCGCCCCTCAATTTTTAGAAGCGGGTTGTGTCGTGTTTGATTTATCAGGCGCCTATCGTGTTCAAGATGCTGCTTTCTATCCACAATACTATGGTTTTGAACATACAAACAGTAAATGGTTAGATCAAGCCGTTTACGGCCTTGCAGAATGGCAGGCTGATAAAATTCGTCAAGCCCAGTTGATTGCGGTACCGGGGTGCTATCCAACTGTTTCTCAGTTAGCGCTTAAACCACTGATTGAGGCTAAATTACTTGATGAACAAATGTGGCCCGTCATTAATGCAACCAGTGGTGTTTCAGGTGCTGGGCGTAAAGCTTCCATGACTAATAGTTTTTGTGAGGTGAGTTTGCAGCCTTATGGCATTTTTACTCACCGTCACCAACCCGAAATTGCAACGCATTTAGGCCGTGAAGTCATTTTCACTCCACATTTAGGCAATTTTGCTCGCGGTATCCTTGCCACGATCACTTGCAAGGTGAAAGCAGGGGTAACTGATGAGCAAATTCGTCAAGTATTTAAAGATGCCTATCAAAGTAAACCGTTGGTGCGTTTATATGACAAAGGCGTTCCGGCACTAAAATCTGTGGTTGGTACACCATTTTGTGATATCGGCTTTGTGCTAAAAGGTGAACATCTGATATTAGTGGGTACAGAAGACAATTTATTAAAAGGCGCAGCTGCACAGGCAGTGCAATGCATGAATATTCGTTTCGATTTTAATGAAACACAATCATTATTTTAG
- the argH gene encoding argininosuccinate lyase: MALWGGRFSQEADQRFKQFNDSLRFDYRLAQQDIIGSVAWSKALVTVGVLSAAEQQSLEQALNELLQEVQDNPESILQSDAEDIHSWVEGKLIDKVGDLGKKLHTGRSRNDQVATDLKLWCKDQVALLLEAVSELQKALVITAENNQDAVMPGYTHLQRAQPVTFAHWCLAYSEMLARDESRLKDTLKRLDVSPLGCGALAGTAYDIDREQLAGWLGFSAATRNSLDTVSDRDHVLELLSDASIGMVHLSRFAEDLIFFNSGEAAFVELSDKVTSGSSLMPQKKNPDALELIRGKCGRVQGALTGMMMTLKGLPLAYNKDMQEDKEGLFDALDTWLDCMHMAVLVLDGIQIRRRRCEDAAKQGYANATELADYLVAKGVPFREAHHIVGEAVVAAIAQGKALEEMALSDLQKFSDTIQLDVYEILSLQSCLDKRLAKGGVSKGQVQKAITEAKIRLGL; this comes from the coding sequence ATGGCACTTTGGGGTGGACGTTTTAGTCAAGAAGCCGATCAGCGGTTTAAACAATTTAATGATTCATTGCGCTTTGATTATCGCTTAGCACAGCAAGACATTATTGGTTCGGTTGCATGGTCAAAAGCGTTGGTCACTGTTGGAGTGTTATCAGCGGCGGAGCAGCAATCTTTAGAACAGGCATTGAATGAATTATTGCAAGAAGTTCAAGATAACCCTGAAAGTATTCTGCAAAGTGACGCTGAAGATATTCATAGCTGGGTCGAAGGAAAACTGATTGATAAAGTCGGTGATTTAGGAAAAAAACTGCATACCGGCCGTAGTCGCAACGACCAAGTAGCAACCGATTTAAAACTGTGGTGTAAAGATCAGGTTGCTTTGTTATTAGAGGCGGTTTCGGAGCTGCAAAAAGCCTTGGTTATCACGGCTGAAAATAATCAAGATGCGGTGATGCCTGGATACACTCATTTGCAACGTGCACAGCCAGTCACTTTTGCACATTGGTGCTTAGCTTACAGTGAGATGCTTGCGCGTGATGAAAGCCGTTTAAAAGATACATTGAAACGTTTAGATGTGAGCCCATTAGGTTGTGGCGCATTAGCTGGCACTGCTTATGATATCGATCGCGAACAGCTAGCGGGTTGGTTAGGATTCTCTGCTGCTACGCGCAATAGTCTCGATACGGTATCCGATAGGGATCATGTCCTTGAACTATTATCTGATGCCAGTATTGGCATGGTGCATTTATCGCGTTTTGCTGAAGATTTAATCTTCTTTAACAGTGGCGAAGCAGCTTTTGTCGAATTATCAGATAAAGTCACCTCAGGCTCTTCATTGATGCCGCAAAAGAAAAACCCAGATGCCTTAGAATTGATCCGCGGTAAATGTGGACGTGTACAGGGTGCATTAACAGGCATGATGATGACCCTTAAAGGCCTACCACTGGCATACAATAAAGATATGCAAGAGGATAAAGAAGGCCTCTTTGATGCACTTGATACATGGTTAGATTGTATGCATATGGCAGTTTTAGTGCTTGATGGCATTCAAATTCGTCGTAGGCGTTGTGAAGATGCGGCAAAACAAGGTTATGCAAATGCGACAGAGCTCGCTGATTATCTTGTTGCAAAAGGTGTTCCATTCCGCGAGGCGCATCATATTGTTGGTGAAGCGGTGGTTGCAGCTATCGCTCAAGGTAAGGCACTAGAAGAGATGGCTTTGAGTGATTTGCAAAAATTCAGTGACACCATCCAATTGGATGTCTATGAAATTTTATCATTGCAATCATGCCTAGATAAACGGCTTGCAAAAGGTGGGGTTTCTAAGGGACAAGTCCAAAAGGCAATTACAGAAGCTAAAATTCGTTTAGGGTTATAA
- the argE gene encoding acetylornithine deacetylase, giving the protein MNIKLPAFIEIYRQLIATPSISATDAQLDQSNKALVELLGGWLETLGFTVNIQPVPDTRDKYNLLASIGEGSGGLMLCGHTDTVPFDEGRWSKDPFALTEHDGKLYGLGTADMKGFFAFIVDALRDIDTSKFTRPLHILATADEETSMAGARYFAASTQLRPDFAIIGEPTSLQPIRAHKGHLSNAIRITGQSGHSSDPARGVNAIELMHESISHLMTLRNTLKERYNNPAFVIPYPTMNFGHIHGGDAANRICGCCELHMDIRPLPGLTLQDLDELLNETLEPVKAKWPGRLDIEALHPPIPGYECPTDHKMVAVIEQLLGQKADTVNYCTEAPFIQELCPTLVLGPGSIEQAHQPDEFIDIAFIEPTRQLIGQLIEHFCLTE; this is encoded by the coding sequence GTGAATATTAAATTACCTGCATTTATTGAGATTTATCGTCAATTAATTGCCACTCCATCCATCAGTGCAACTGATGCACAACTCGATCAGAGCAATAAAGCACTGGTTGAATTGCTGGGAGGCTGGCTAGAAACACTTGGATTTACGGTTAATATCCAACCCGTACCGGATACCCGTGATAAATACAATCTATTAGCATCAATTGGTGAAGGCAGTGGTGGCCTAATGTTGTGTGGCCACACAGATACCGTCCCCTTTGATGAAGGCCGTTGGAGTAAAGATCCTTTTGCATTAACAGAACACGACGGTAAGCTCTATGGCTTAGGTACCGCCGACATGAAAGGCTTTTTTGCTTTTATTGTTGATGCGCTGCGTGATATTGATACGAGCAAATTTACTCGTCCGCTGCATATTCTTGCAACTGCCGATGAAGAGACCTCAATGGCGGGGGCACGTTATTTTGCGGCGAGTACTCAACTACGCCCTGACTTTGCCATTATTGGTGAACCTACCTCGTTACAGCCAATACGTGCGCATAAAGGACACCTTTCAAATGCCATTCGTATTACCGGTCAGTCGGGGCACTCAAGTGATCCAGCCCGAGGTGTTAATGCAATTGAATTAATGCATGAGTCGATTAGCCATTTGATGACGCTACGTAATACATTAAAAGAACGTTATAACAACCCTGCGTTCGTGATCCCCTACCCAACGATGAATTTCGGTCATATTCATGGTGGTGATGCCGCGAACCGCATTTGTGGTTGCTGTGAATTACACATGGATATTCGTCCTTTACCGGGTCTAACCTTACAAGATCTCGATGAGCTATTGAATGAAACCCTTGAACCAGTCAAAGCAAAATGGCCGGGTCGTTTAGACATTGAAGCGCTGCATCCTCCTATCCCAGGTTATGAATGCCCAACTGATCATAAAATGGTCGCTGTGATTGAACAACTTCTCGGTCAAAAAGCAGATACTGTTAATTACTGTACGGAAGCCCCTTTTATTCAAGAGCTCTGCCCTACTTTAGTTCTTGGCCCCGGCTCAATTGAACAAGCTCATCAGCCTGATGAGTTTATCGATATCGCATTTATTGAACCCACCCGCCAACTGATTGGTCAGCTGATTGAACATTTTTGTCTGACTGAATAA
- the argB gene encoding acetylglutamate kinase, which produces MQPLVIKLGGVLLDSEEALERLFTALQTYRQSHQRPLVIVHGGGCLVDELMQKLQLPVVKKQGLRVTPADQIDIITGALAGTANKTLLAWATKYQLQAVGLSLGDGQSAVVTQLNDELGHVGSAKPGNAKLLQLLLDADYLPIISSIGVTSDGLLMNVNADQAATAIAQALNADLVLLSDVSGILDGKGQKIDEMTTEKAQKLIEQGIITDGMIVKVNAALDAATTLQRPVDIASWRHAEQLPALFNGTSIGTRILAS; this is translated from the coding sequence ATGCAACCATTAGTGATTAAATTGGGTGGTGTATTACTCGACAGCGAAGAAGCGCTAGAGAGGCTGTTTACGGCATTGCAAACTTATCGTCAGTCACATCAAAGACCATTAGTCATTGTGCATGGTGGTGGCTGCTTAGTTGATGAATTAATGCAGAAATTGCAATTACCGGTAGTTAAAAAGCAAGGGCTACGCGTCACTCCAGCAGATCAAATTGACATCATTACTGGGGCATTAGCGGGGACTGCTAATAAAACATTATTGGCGTGGGCAACTAAATACCAGCTACAAGCGGTTGGTCTATCATTAGGTGATGGGCAAAGTGCGGTAGTGACTCAACTTAATGATGAACTAGGTCATGTTGGCAGTGCGAAACCGGGCAATGCGAAATTACTGCAATTACTATTAGATGCAGATTATTTACCAATTATCAGTTCAATTGGTGTGACATCGGATGGTTTATTAATGAACGTCAATGCAGACCAAGCGGCTACAGCGATTGCACAGGCATTGAATGCAGATTTAGTTCTATTGTCTGATGTGAGCGGCATTCTTGATGGTAAAGGCCAAAAAATTGATGAAATGACGACGGAGAAAGCTCAGAAATTAATTGAACAAGGCATTATTACCGACGGCATGATTGTAAAAGTCAATGCGGCACTTGATGCAGCAACCACCTTACAGCGACCCGTTGATATTGCGAGTTGGCGTCATGCGGAGCAATTACCCGCACTATTTAATGGTACCTCCATCGGAACTCGAATTTTAGCATCGTAA
- a CDS encoding pilus assembly protein — MNKKKTISALSFILLTTSLFSTNVQANTGHGKITFKATIVFPPCSYNVANNGANLNCFDSGTSTIKTSNIHNIQKSQPTGWQQLENNRGIYQFQWINKAKNLAMLSVEYL, encoded by the coding sequence ATGAATAAGAAAAAAACCATTTCCGCTTTGTCATTTATTTTGTTAACAACATCATTATTTTCTACAAACGTACAAGCAAATACAGGTCATGGAAAAATTACATTTAAAGCGACTATTGTATTTCCTCCATGCAGCTATAACGTTGCTAATAACGGCGCTAATTTGAATTGCTTTGATAGCGGTACAAGCACCATAAAAACGTCAAATATTCATAATATCCAAAAGAGTCAACCAACTGGCTGGCAACAACTTGAGAATAATAGAGGGATTTATCAATTTCAATGGATAAACAAAGCAAAAAATTTAGCAATGCTCTCAGTAGAATACCTTTAA
- a CDS encoding argininosuccinate synthase, with translation MKKGIKKIVLAYSGGLDTSAIIPWLKENYDDCEVVAFVADVGQDREDLVGVEQKALQSGASECYVVDLREEFIKEYIYPVLKTGALYEGSYLLGTSMARPIIAKAQVEIALKVGADAVAHGATGKGNDQVRFESTYTALAPQLKVVAPWREWDLRSREALLDYLKERNIPTTASLEKIYSRDENAWHISTEGGVLESTWNAANQDCWVWTVDPKDAPDEAELVTVGVKQGEVVSVNGKALSPLGCLETLNVLGAKHGVGRIDIVENRLVGMKSRGCYETPGGTIMMAALRGIEQLVLDRDSFKWREQLGLEMSYVVYDGRWFAPLRQSLQAAAESLAQDVTGEVVLKLYKGQVTAIQKKADKSLYSEEFATFGEDEVYDHSHAGGFIRLYSLSSRIRALKEQNKAK, from the coding sequence ATGAAAAAGGGCATCAAAAAAATTGTATTAGCGTACTCAGGTGGTTTAGATACATCAGCAATTATTCCATGGTTAAAAGAAAACTATGATGATTGTGAAGTAGTTGCATTCGTTGCTGATGTTGGGCAAGACAGAGAAGATCTGGTTGGTGTTGAACAAAAAGCGCTGCAATCAGGGGCATCTGAATGCTATGTCGTCGATCTGCGCGAAGAATTTATCAAAGAATATATTTACCCAGTATTAAAAACAGGCGCTCTTTATGAAGGTAGCTACCTATTAGGGACGTCAATGGCGCGCCCAATTATTGCTAAAGCGCAAGTTGAAATTGCATTGAAAGTGGGTGCTGATGCTGTTGCTCATGGCGCAACAGGTAAAGGCAACGACCAAGTTCGTTTTGAAAGTACATACACTGCGTTAGCACCTCAATTAAAAGTGGTTGCGCCATGGCGTGAGTGGGATTTACGTTCTCGTGAAGCGCTTCTTGATTACTTAAAAGAGCGTAATATCCCAACGACAGCAAGCCTTGAGAAAATTTATAGCCGTGATGAAAACGCATGGCACATCTCAACGGAAGGGGGTGTATTAGAAAGCACATGGAATGCGGCTAATCAGGACTGCTGGGTGTGGACGGTTGATCCAAAAGATGCACCAGATGAAGCTGAATTAGTCACCGTTGGTGTGAAACAAGGTGAAGTCGTTTCTGTTAATGGTAAAGCGCTGTCACCACTGGGTTGCCTTGAGACTCTGAACGTACTGGGTGCGAAGCATGGTGTGGGCCGTATTGATATTGTTGAAAACCGTTTAGTCGGCATGAAATCACGTGGTTGTTATGAAACCCCAGGGGGAACCATCATGATGGCTGCTCTGCGTGGCATTGAGCAGCTGGTTCTGGATCGCGATAGCTTTAAATGGCGTGAGCAATTAGGTCTAGAAATGTCTTATGTGGTTTATGACGGTCGTTGGTTTGCACCTTTACGTCAATCTCTACAAGCTGCGGCAGAATCTTTAGCGCAAGATGTGACGGGTGAAGTGGTATTGAAATTGTATAAAGGGCAAGTGACGGCAATTCAGAAGAAAGCGGATAAGAGCCTGTATTCTGAAGAGTTCGCTACATTCGGTGAAGATGAAGTTTATGATCACAGCCATGCTGGTGGTTTTATCCGTCTATATTCACTGTCTTCACGTATTCGTGCGTTGAAGGAACAGAATAAAGCGAAATAG
- the oxyR gene encoding DNA-binding transcriptional regulator OxyR, which yields MNIRDLEYLVALAEHKHFRRAADSCHVSQPTLSGQIRKLEEELGVMLLERTSRKVLFTQQGLLLVEQARTILREIKVLQEMAALQGESMSGPLHIGLIPTIAPYLLPLIIPELHKLFPKLEIYLHEAQTQQLLAQLDSGKLDCAILAQVKETDPFIVVPLFEEPMKLAIYEGHSWRDRNTIDMSELSGEKLLMLEDGHCLRDQAMGFCFQAGAKEDTHFRATSLETLRNMVAAGSGITLLPDLAVPNEACRDGVCYLNCIHPEPKRTVVLVYRPGSPLRGRYEQLAEAIYNLMNSYYRKKM from the coding sequence ATGAACATTCGCGATCTGGAATATCTAGTGGCATTGGCTGAACATAAACATTTTCGCCGTGCAGCTGACTCTTGCCACGTGAGCCAACCAACATTGAGTGGCCAAATACGTAAGCTAGAAGAAGAACTTGGCGTCATGTTGTTGGAAAGAACCAGTCGTAAAGTTTTATTCACTCAGCAAGGTTTATTGCTTGTTGAGCAAGCCAGAACGATTTTAAGAGAAATTAAAGTCTTACAAGAAATGGCTGCTTTACAAGGAGAGAGCATGTCGGGGCCTTTGCATATTGGTTTGATCCCAACAATTGCTCCATATTTACTGCCATTAATTATTCCTGAGTTACATAAATTATTTCCTAAACTGGAAATTTATTTACATGAAGCACAAACCCAACAGTTATTAGCTCAGCTTGATAGCGGTAAACTTGATTGCGCAATTTTGGCTCAAGTCAAAGAAACTGATCCTTTTATTGTTGTGCCATTATTTGAAGAGCCGATGAAACTTGCCATTTATGAAGGACACTCATGGCGTGATCGTAATACTATTGATATGAGCGAGTTATCGGGTGAAAAATTATTAATGTTGGAAGATGGGCATTGTCTGCGTGACCAAGCGATGGGCTTTTGCTTTCAAGCAGGCGCTAAAGAAGATACACATTTCCGTGCTACCAGCTTAGAAACATTGAGGAATATGGTTGCAGCAGGCAGTGGAATAACATTATTGCCTGATTTAGCTGTACCCAACGAGGCATGTCGTGACGGGGTATGCTACTTAAATTGTATCCATCCCGAGCCTAAGCGTACTGTCGTGCTTGTTTATCGCCCTGGCTCGCCTTTACGTGGCCGTTATGAGCAGCTAGCAGAAGCTATTTATAATCTAATGAATAGTTATTATAGAAAGAAAATGTAA
- the metF gene encoding methylenetetrahydrofolate reductase produces the protein MSFFHANQREALNQNLAELDGQINVSFEFFPPRTEEMEQTLWKSIDRLKNLKPKFVSVTYGANSGERDRTHSIIKDIKEKTGLIAAPHLTCIDASRDELKEIARDYWNSGIRQIVALRGDLPDNSSKPDMYAADLVELLKTEADFDISVAAYPEVHPEAKSAQADLISLKKKIDAGANRAITQFFFDVESYLRFRDRCVATGIDVEIVPGILPVSNFRQLERFAKLTNVRIPSWMSKMYEGLDNDPESRNLVGASIAMDMVKILSREGVKDFHFYTLNRSELTYAICHTLGVRP, from the coding sequence ATGAGTTTTTTTCACGCAAATCAGCGCGAGGCGCTAAACCAAAATTTGGCAGAGTTAGATGGGCAGATTAATGTCTCCTTTGAATTTTTTCCGCCGCGTACTGAAGAGATGGAACAAACTCTCTGGAAATCGATTGATCGGTTAAAGAATCTTAAACCTAAGTTTGTCTCTGTGACCTACGGCGCAAATTCAGGCGAACGTGATAGAACCCATAGCATTATTAAAGACATTAAAGAAAAAACGGGTCTCATCGCGGCTCCTCATTTGACTTGTATCGATGCATCACGCGATGAATTAAAAGAGATCGCACGTGATTATTGGAATAGTGGAATTCGTCAAATCGTGGCACTGCGTGGTGATTTACCCGATAACAGTAGCAAACCCGATATGTATGCAGCGGATTTAGTCGAATTACTGAAAACCGAAGCCGACTTTGATATTTCTGTTGCTGCTTACCCTGAAGTCCATCCTGAAGCGAAAAGCGCTCAGGCAGACTTAATTAGCTTAAAAAAGAAAATTGATGCAGGTGCTAACCGCGCGATCACCCAATTCTTTTTTGATGTTGAAAGCTATTTACGCTTTCGCGACCGTTGTGTCGCAACAGGCATTGATGTGGAAATCGTACCGGGTATTTTGCCTGTTTCAAATTTCCGCCAGCTAGAGCGTTTTGCCAAGCTCACCAACGTACGTATTCCATCATGGATGAGCAAAATGTATGAAGGGTTAGATAATGACCCCGAAAGCCGCAATTTAGTTGGTGCATCGATTGCGATGGATATGGTGAAAATTTTAAGCCGAGAAGGTGTGAAGGATTTCCATTTTTATACGTTGAACCGCTCTGAACTAACTTATGCTATTTGCCATACGTTAGGGGTAAGACCGTAA
- the sthA gene encoding Si-specific NAD(P)(+) transhydrogenase has protein sequence MQHIHFDAIVIGSGPGGEGAAMGLVKQGKNVAVIERYNSVGGGCTHWGTIPSKALRHAVSRIIEFNQNPLYSDNSRSLRSSFSEILQHAESVISQQTRMRQGFYERNGCQMFSGEATFIDEKHVSVRYADGSCDVLSADNIVIATGSRPYCPSDVDFNHSRIYNSDTILNLTHEPRHVIIYGAGVIGCEYASIFRGLGVKVDLINTRDHLLAFLDQEMSDALSYHFWNSGVVIRHNEEYEKIEGVPDGVIVHLKSGKKVKADCLLYANGRTGNTDTLGLANVGIEADGRGLIKVDKAYRTSNEHIYAVGDVIGYPSLASAAYDQGRIAARAITEGLGNAHLVEDIPTGIYTIPEISSVGKTEQQLTAMKIPYEVGRAQFKHLARAQIAGMNVGSLKILFHRETLQILGIHCFGERAAEIIHIGQAIMEQKGEGNTIEYFVNTTFNYPTMAEAFRVAALNGLNRLF, from the coding sequence ATGCAACACATCCATTTTGATGCAATTGTCATTGGTTCCGGACCTGGCGGAGAAGGCGCCGCCATGGGGCTAGTGAAACAAGGGAAAAACGTCGCCGTCATTGAACGCTATAACAGTGTAGGCGGTGGTTGTACCCACTGGGGAACTATCCCTTCAAAAGCACTTCGCCACGCCGTTAGCCGAATTATCGAATTTAACCAAAATCCACTCTACAGTGATAATTCACGCTCCTTACGTTCCTCGTTCTCTGAAATTCTTCAGCATGCTGAAAGTGTCATTAGTCAACAAACACGTATGCGCCAAGGTTTTTATGAACGTAATGGTTGCCAAATGTTCTCTGGCGAAGCAACATTCATTGATGAAAAACATGTTAGCGTACGCTACGCCGATGGTAGCTGTGATGTTCTTAGTGCAGACAATATCGTGATCGCAACAGGCTCTCGTCCTTATTGCCCATCTGATGTTGATTTCAATCACTCACGTATCTACAACAGCGACACGATCCTGAATTTAACTCACGAACCGCGCCATGTAATTATCTATGGTGCTGGCGTGATCGGTTGTGAATACGCCTCTATCTTTCGAGGCTTAGGTGTCAAAGTTGATTTAATTAATACACGTGATCACCTACTTGCTTTCTTAGATCAAGAAATGTCAGATGCGCTTTCTTATCACTTCTGGAATAGTGGTGTCGTTATTCGCCATAATGAAGAATATGAGAAAATTGAAGGTGTTCCTGATGGCGTTATTGTTCACTTGAAATCAGGTAAAAAGGTGAAAGCTGACTGTTTGCTGTATGCCAACGGACGAACAGGTAATACTGATACACTCGGCTTAGCCAATGTTGGTATCGAAGCAGATGGCCGTGGGCTGATCAAAGTTGATAAAGCTTACCGAACTTCCAATGAACATATTTATGCAGTTGGTGATGTTATCGGCTATCCAAGTCTTGCTTCTGCGGCTTATGACCAAGGACGCATCGCTGCGCGAGCAATCACTGAAGGCTTAGGCAATGCTCACCTCGTTGAAGATATACCAACTGGCATTTATACCATTCCTGAAATTAGCTCTGTTGGTAAAACAGAACAGCAATTAACTGCAATGAAGATCCCATACGAAGTGGGCCGTGCTCAATTTAAACATTTAGCACGCGCACAAATTGCAGGTATGAATGTGGGTAGTTTGAAAATTCTATTCCATCGAGAAACTTTGCAAATTTTGGGTATTCACTGCTTTGGTGAAAGAGCCGCAGAAATTATTCACATTGGGCAAGCTATTATGGAGCAAAAAGGGGAAGGAAATACGATTGAGTATTTTGTGAACACTACGTTCAACTACCCGACAATGGCGGAAGCCTTCCGTGTAGCTGCATTGAATGGTTTAAATCGTCTTTTCTAA